One genomic region from Solwaraspora sp. WMMD792 encodes:
- a CDS encoding GNAT family N-acetyltransferase yields MAIRIRPVDRHDTARLGVLLDQLGYPTDDADVHERLTYWLHDQASVLLGADDAGELIGVAALHVCPILERTGRFGRVVALVVDDRYRGQGVGHSLLTEIERRAWAAGCIMMEVTSSVHRDAAHRFYAGLGYEDTVDRSRRFIKPLPPDGESPRR; encoded by the coding sequence ATGGCAATCCGTATCCGCCCCGTCGATCGGCACGACACGGCCCGGCTCGGCGTCCTGCTGGATCAGCTCGGCTACCCCACCGATGACGCCGATGTCCACGAACGTCTGACCTACTGGCTGCACGACCAGGCCAGCGTGCTGCTCGGCGCCGATGACGCCGGCGAGCTGATCGGAGTCGCCGCCCTGCATGTGTGTCCGATATTGGAGAGGACCGGCAGGTTCGGCCGGGTCGTCGCCTTGGTCGTCGACGACCGATACCGGGGGCAGGGCGTCGGGCATTCGTTGCTGACCGAGATCGAGCGCCGGGCCTGGGCCGCCGGTTGCATCATGATGGAGGTGACCAGCAGCGTTCACCGGGACGCGGCGCACCGGTTCTACGCGGGTCTTGGGTACGAGGACACGGTGGACAGGTCTCGACGATTTATCAAGCCCTTACCACCTGACGGGGAGAGCCCGCGCAGGTAG
- a CDS encoding C39 family peptidase, protein MTTVLHRSALSVAGLLVAGGVVAGPAAAAQAAPASDTARSTTASASSGSGEWSSEGRLLNTRYERQPNFYYCGPAATRIALTAQGRELSQDEVASRLGTTVAGTDSAEDTTRVLNELTGDDKYRTTAIEASKASQAQIDQLRDDVRATVDDGRAVVANIIGTVSDVDGRTHSYPGGHYVTVVGYGEGGDAVKIADPAFLGAEHYWVSTETLAHWIATRGYSH, encoded by the coding sequence ATGACCACCGTTCTTCACAGATCCGCACTGTCCGTCGCCGGTCTGCTGGTAGCCGGCGGTGTGGTGGCCGGTCCGGCTGCCGCAGCCCAGGCCGCCCCGGCCTCGGACACCGCCAGGTCCACCACTGCCTCCGCCAGTTCCGGCAGCGGCGAGTGGTCCAGCGAGGGCCGGCTGCTGAACACCCGCTACGAGCGGCAGCCGAACTTCTACTACTGCGGGCCGGCGGCGACCCGGATCGCGCTGACCGCGCAGGGCCGCGAACTGTCGCAGGACGAGGTGGCCAGCAGGCTGGGCACCACGGTCGCCGGCACCGACTCGGCCGAGGACACCACCCGGGTGCTCAACGAGCTCACCGGCGACGACAAGTACCGGACCACCGCGATCGAGGCGTCCAAGGCGAGCCAGGCGCAGATCGACCAGCTGCGCGACGACGTGCGGGCGACCGTGGACGACGGCCGGGCCGTGGTGGCCAACATCATCGGTACGGTGAGCGACGTCGACGGCCGGACCCACTCGTACCCGGGCGGGCACTACGTGACCGTGGTCGGCTACGGCGAGGGCGGCGACGCCGTCAAGATCGCCGACCCGGCCTTCCTGGGCGCCGAACACTACTGGGTGAGCACCGAGACCCTTGCGCACTGGATCGCCACCCGCGGCTACTCGCACTGA
- a CDS encoding endonuclease V, with the protein MTAATPRTEREAVEIQRELARRVRVDQPMADPPRFVAGVDVAYESDSSAAGRLAGAVVVLDLADDLSVVASATATGVCDFPYVPGLLAFREVPVLLTVLDQLTVRPDLLVCDGYGVAHPRRCGLASHLGVVTGIPAFGVAKTAFVSTHGEVPPERGGWADLVDGGEVVGRALRTRTGVKPVYVSAGHLIDIAQATEVTLRLTPHYRLPETTRLADHACREVSRHG; encoded by the coding sequence ATGACGGCGGCGACACCGCGTACCGAGCGGGAGGCCGTCGAGATCCAGCGCGAGCTGGCCCGCCGGGTACGGGTCGACCAGCCGATGGCCGACCCGCCGAGGTTCGTCGCCGGCGTCGACGTCGCGTACGAATCGGACTCGTCGGCGGCGGGCCGACTCGCCGGTGCCGTCGTCGTGCTCGACCTGGCCGACGACCTGTCCGTCGTGGCCAGCGCGACCGCGACCGGCGTCTGCGACTTCCCGTACGTTCCCGGCCTGCTCGCGTTCCGCGAGGTTCCGGTCCTGCTCACCGTCCTCGACCAGCTCACCGTCCGCCCGGACCTGCTGGTCTGCGACGGGTACGGCGTCGCGCATCCGCGCCGCTGCGGCCTGGCCAGCCACCTGGGCGTGGTCACCGGCATCCCGGCGTTCGGCGTGGCCAAGACGGCGTTCGTCAGCACCCACGGCGAGGTGCCGCCCGAGCGCGGCGGCTGGGCCGACCTGGTCGACGGCGGTGAGGTGGTCGGCCGGGCGCTGCGCACCCGCACCGGCGTCAAACCGGTGTACGTGTCGGCCGGGCATCTCATCGACATCGCCCAGGCGACCGAGGTCACCCTGCGCCTGACGCCTCACTACCGGCTGCCGGAGACGACCCGCCTGGCCGACCACGCCTGCCGGGAAGTTTCCCGGCACGGCTGA
- a CDS encoding DUF397 domain-containing protein encodes MTPDLDLSTAVWRKSRKSSANGGCVEVANLGQAYALRDSKNPDGPVLIFTPEEWDCFLDGAEKGEFRQL; translated from the coding sequence GTGACCCCCGACCTCGACCTCAGCACTGCCGTCTGGCGCAAGAGCAGGAAGTCATCCGCGAACGGTGGCTGCGTCGAGGTCGCCAACCTGGGTCAGGCGTACGCGCTCCGCGACTCCAAGAACCCGGACGGTCCGGTCCTGATCTTCACCCCCGAGGAGTGGGACTGCTTCCTCGACGGCGCAGAAAAGGGCGAGTTCCGCCAACTCTGA
- a CDS encoding GPP34 family phosphoprotein: MSTYPLADDLFRMAHHRLHGRPLLHPRALSHGLAAALLAELLYPQRIAVRRGLVVVGATVAPPDDLVHGILAQISAAPTPQPVKTWVGLLSETAVRQVATRLARAGHVRREVTRRRLVGRGERWVPTDMNTAGWPAVRLATALRARRRLHVTDQGLAALTWACGLDRHILNGAPPHAYDDLRTLVDHGWPPIVDLARQTRAALGRTVAAHRG, from the coding sequence ATGTCCACGTACCCGCTGGCCGACGACCTGTTCCGGATGGCCCACCACCGGTTGCACGGCCGACCGTTGCTGCACCCCCGCGCGCTCAGCCACGGACTGGCCGCCGCGTTGCTGGCCGAACTGCTCTACCCGCAGCGGATCGCCGTGCGCCGCGGCCTGGTCGTCGTCGGCGCGACCGTCGCCCCGCCCGACGACCTGGTGCACGGCATCCTCGCCCAGATCAGCGCCGCGCCGACCCCGCAACCGGTGAAGACCTGGGTCGGTCTGCTCAGCGAGACCGCGGTCCGGCAGGTCGCCACCCGACTGGCCCGCGCCGGCCACGTACGCCGGGAAGTGACCCGCCGTCGCCTCGTCGGTCGCGGCGAACGGTGGGTGCCCACCGACATGAACACCGCCGGCTGGCCCGCCGTCCGGCTGGCCACCGCGCTGCGCGCCCGCCGCCGCCTCCACGTCACCGATCAGGGTCTGGCGGCGTTGACCTGGGCCTGTGGCCTCGACCGGCACATCCTCAACGGTGCGCCGCCGCACGCCTACGACGACCTGCGCACCCTCGTCGACCACGGCTGGCCGCCGATCGTCGACCTGGCCCGGCAGACCCGCGCGGCACTCGGCCGTACCGTCGCCGCCCACCGTGGCTGA
- a CDS encoding cellulase family glycosylhydrolase, whose product MPSIRTRWVATAAAGLLLGAVAAVPTAPATAAAAPPAARTGTSATASAPATASAAAAAAAAQAVPANDWLHTDGNTIVDEAGNQVWLTGANWFGYNATERVFHGLWSANIEAVTRAMAQRGINIVRVPISTQLLLEWKAGQPLARPNINAYVNPELDGLNNLQIFDYWLDLCEKYGLKVMLDVHSAEADNSGHLYPMWFKGSITPEDFYQGWEWVAERYRDNDTIVAMDIENEPHGTPNDPQRAKWDSSTDQDNFKHACETAGRRILAINPDLLILCEGIEVYPRPHADWDSPNTNPDLSPNYFYNWWGGNLRGVAEHPVDLGTNQDQLVYSPHDYGPLVYEQPWFQGEFDKASLTEDVWRPNWLYIHEDDTAPLLIGEWGGRYGQDARQDKWLHALRDLMIDYGIHHTFWSLNPNSGDTGGLLLDDWTSWDEVKYNQVLKPALWQHDGKFVSLDHQVPLGGAGSTTGISLAQRYSDGGGDDDVTAPTAPGQPTASDVTADSVTLTWAASTDNVGVTSYQVLRSTGGAPATLVATVSGTTYTVSGLTAETSYTFTVRARDAAGNVSPASPARTVTTAADDGGPGDDGCTATYTVTSSWQGGFQGGIEVRNTGTSAISGWTLTWTNPSGTSIGSLWNGRLTTSGGVNTVRNEPYNGALAPDAATTVGFVGSGPSTTPTDLSCTAS is encoded by the coding sequence ATGCCGTCGATACGGACACGGTGGGTCGCCACAGCGGCGGCCGGCCTGCTACTCGGGGCGGTCGCCGCCGTCCCGACCGCCCCCGCCACGGCAGCCGCCGCCCCACCGGCTGCCCGCACCGGCACGTCGGCCACCGCATCAGCGCCAGCCACCGCATCAGCCGCGGCCGCGGCCGCAGCCGCGCAGGCCGTGCCGGCGAACGACTGGCTGCACACCGACGGCAACACGATCGTCGACGAGGCCGGCAACCAGGTGTGGCTCACCGGGGCCAACTGGTTCGGCTACAACGCCACCGAGCGGGTCTTCCACGGCCTGTGGTCGGCCAACATCGAGGCGGTCACCCGCGCGATGGCACAGCGCGGCATCAACATCGTCCGGGTGCCGATCTCGACCCAGCTGCTGCTGGAGTGGAAGGCCGGCCAGCCGCTGGCCCGGCCCAACATCAACGCGTACGTCAACCCGGAGCTGGACGGGCTGAACAACCTGCAGATCTTCGACTACTGGCTCGACCTGTGCGAAAAGTACGGCCTGAAGGTCATGCTGGATGTGCACAGCGCCGAAGCCGACAACTCCGGCCACCTCTACCCGATGTGGTTCAAAGGCTCGATCACCCCGGAGGACTTCTACCAGGGCTGGGAGTGGGTGGCCGAGCGCTACCGCGACAACGACACGATCGTCGCGATGGACATCGAGAACGAGCCGCACGGCACCCCGAACGACCCGCAGCGGGCCAAGTGGGACTCGTCGACCGACCAGGACAACTTCAAGCACGCCTGCGAAACCGCCGGTCGGCGGATCCTGGCGATCAACCCCGACCTGCTGATCCTCTGCGAAGGCATCGAGGTCTACCCGCGCCCGCACGCCGACTGGGACTCCCCCAACACCAACCCGGACCTCAGCCCGAACTACTTCTACAACTGGTGGGGCGGCAACCTGCGGGGCGTCGCCGAGCACCCGGTCGACCTGGGCACCAACCAGGACCAGCTGGTCTACTCCCCGCACGACTACGGCCCGCTGGTCTACGAGCAGCCGTGGTTCCAGGGCGAGTTCGACAAGGCGTCGCTGACCGAGGACGTGTGGCGGCCCAACTGGCTCTACATCCACGAGGACGACACCGCGCCGCTGCTGATCGGCGAGTGGGGCGGCCGGTACGGCCAGGACGCCCGGCAGGACAAGTGGCTGCACGCCCTGCGCGACCTGATGATCGACTACGGCATCCACCACACGTTCTGGTCGTTGAACCCCAACTCCGGTGACACCGGCGGCCTGCTGCTCGACGACTGGACCAGTTGGGACGAGGTCAAGTACAACCAGGTGCTCAAGCCGGCGCTGTGGCAGCACGACGGCAAGTTCGTCAGCCTCGACCACCAGGTGCCGCTCGGCGGGGCCGGCTCCACCACCGGGATCAGCCTCGCGCAGCGCTACAGCGACGGCGGCGGGGACGACGACGTGACCGCGCCGACCGCCCCCGGCCAGCCGACCGCCAGCGACGTCACCGCCGACTCGGTGACGTTGACCTGGGCGGCGTCGACCGACAACGTCGGCGTCACCTCGTACCAGGTGCTGCGGTCGACCGGCGGTGCGCCGGCCACCCTGGTCGCCACGGTCTCCGGCACCACGTACACCGTCTCCGGCCTGACCGCCGAGACCAGCTACACGTTCACGGTGCGGGCCCGCGACGCCGCCGGCAACGTCTCGCCGGCCTCACCGGCGCGGACGGTCACCACCGCGGCCGACGACGGTGGCCCCGGCGACGACGGCTGCACCGCGACGTACACGGTGACCAGCAGCTGGCAGGGCGGCTTCCAGGGCGGCATCGAGGTGCGCAACACCGGCACCTCGGCGATCTCCGGCTGGACGCTCACCTGGACCAACCCGAGCGGTACGTCGATCGGGTCGCTGTGGAACGGCCGGTTGACCACGTCCGGCGGAGTCAACACGGTACGCAACGAGCCGTACAACGGGGCCCTCGCGCCGGACGCCGCCACCACGGTCGGCTTCGTCGGCTCCGGGCCCAGCACCACACCGACCGACCTGAGCTGCACCGCGTCCTGA
- a CDS encoding zinc ribbon domain-containing protein, which translates to MPSLRSDLPKDGPPVGEPERGDTSDQWPLRGVLMCAACGRRLQPLRTTDGGRAYRGPCGCRLGPADAGRIERLVGLSIARRRPDLAAVSPPRTDADVIGEAIDQVYVGADADDLLIVWRT; encoded by the coding sequence ATGCCTTCGCTGCGCTCTGACCTGCCCAAAGACGGCCCACCGGTCGGGGAACCCGAGCGCGGCGACACGTCCGACCAGTGGCCGCTACGTGGGGTCCTGATGTGCGCGGCGTGTGGGCGGCGGCTGCAGCCGTTGCGGACCACTGACGGTGGGCGGGCGTACCGGGGACCGTGTGGTTGCCGGCTGGGCCCGGCCGACGCGGGCCGGATCGAGCGGCTCGTCGGCCTGTCCATCGCCCGCCGCCGCCCCGACCTGGCCGCTGTGTCGCCGCCGCGCACCGACGCCGACGTGATCGGCGAGGCCATCGATCAGGTGTACGTCGGTGCCGACGCCGACGACCTGCTGATCGTCTGGCGCACCTGA
- the cas6 gene encoding CRISPR system precrRNA processing endoribonuclease RAMP protein Cas6, which translates to MPTQIVVSLVPTAATAVPPPHTGPAVYAAFLKAVRAVDPELSTMLHDSARYKPFTLSPVLDEQGRPPSTPGQPARIVVGLLIDAYAAPVLAALHHAAGHQIAQTRYRTVDVAVHAVSYAELATGADPAATTWAYDLLTPVGFATGRGDGARRQRPWPDAERVFTNLTRRWDAFAGEVALPTSAEPAVVDHLEVVDAQLRMATHLVEPGQRNPEHRFRRGTVGSVTFQLAEASGVPGDARRAVDALAAFASYAGFGDRTAMGMGHVRRRLSPPPQQ; encoded by the coding sequence ATGCCCACCCAGATCGTCGTCTCCCTGGTGCCGACCGCCGCCACGGCGGTCCCGCCACCGCACACCGGCCCGGCCGTCTACGCCGCGTTCCTCAAAGCGGTCCGCGCCGTCGACCCGGAGCTGTCCACGATGCTGCACGACAGTGCCCGGTACAAGCCGTTCACCCTCAGCCCGGTCCTCGACGAGCAGGGCCGGCCACCGTCGACACCGGGGCAGCCGGCCCGGATCGTGGTCGGCCTGCTGATCGACGCGTACGCCGCCCCGGTGCTCGCCGCGCTGCACCACGCCGCCGGGCATCAGATCGCGCAGACCCGTTACCGCACCGTCGACGTCGCCGTGCACGCCGTGTCGTACGCCGAGCTGGCCACCGGCGCCGACCCGGCCGCCACCACCTGGGCGTACGACCTGCTGACCCCGGTCGGGTTCGCCACCGGACGCGGGGACGGTGCCCGCCGCCAGCGCCCCTGGCCGGACGCGGAGCGGGTGTTCACCAACCTGACCCGGCGCTGGGACGCGTTCGCCGGGGAGGTGGCGTTGCCGACGTCGGCGGAGCCGGCGGTCGTCGACCATCTGGAGGTGGTCGACGCTCAACTGCGGATGGCCACGCACCTGGTGGAGCCGGGGCAGCGTAACCCGGAGCACCGGTTCCGTCGGGGCACGGTCGGCTCGGTGACCTTCCAGTTGGCGGAGGCATCGGGGGTGCCCGGCGACGCGCGACGCGCGGTCGACGCCCTGGCGGCGTTCGCCAGCTACGCCGGTTTCGGGGACCGGACCGCGATGGGCATGGGTCACGTCCGGCGCAGGCTCAGCCCGCCACCGCAGCAGTGA
- a CDS encoding sigma-70 family RNA polymerase sigma factor — protein MRDADEFDAFYAASAQRVLGHLSVVLGNRADAEDAVAEAYARAWDRWRSVRDCDSPEAWVRTVAYRIAVSSWRKAVNRLRAHRRDANGQQVDEVSADHVAIVAALRRLGVDQRRAVVLHHLVGLSVAEIAAETGTSPNTIKTWLARGRKALAVHLTTSGDEGRSRAV, from the coding sequence ATGCGTGACGCCGACGAGTTCGACGCCTTTTACGCCGCGTCCGCCCAACGGGTGCTCGGACACCTGTCCGTGGTGCTCGGCAACCGGGCCGACGCCGAGGACGCGGTCGCGGAGGCGTACGCCCGCGCGTGGGACCGGTGGCGGTCCGTGCGCGACTGTGACAGCCCGGAAGCCTGGGTACGCACGGTCGCGTACCGGATCGCGGTGAGCTCCTGGCGTAAGGCGGTGAACCGGCTGCGCGCCCACCGCCGCGACGCCAACGGCCAACAGGTCGACGAGGTGTCGGCCGACCACGTCGCGATCGTCGCCGCGTTGCGGCGGCTCGGTGTCGACCAGCGCCGGGCCGTCGTGCTGCACCACCTGGTCGGCCTGAGCGTCGCTGAGATCGCCGCGGAGACCGGCACCAGCCCGAACACGATCAAGACCTGGCTGGCCCGGGGCCGCAAGGCGTTGGCTGTACACCTGACCACCAGCGGCGACGAAGGGCGGAGCCGTGCCGTCTGA
- a CDS encoding helix-turn-helix transcriptional regulator, translating to MAESTSPTVEADVPKVVGPTIPRWQLGEELTRLRRAANLTEAVVADKLGCSESKIKKVEAGYVGTNRAELMVMLDMYGVTDETARNDMIELQKRGKERGWWSKFGMVPQQFATFLSLESSATNIRVFEPLMVHGLLQTEDYTRAIVSTHLPNAPAEEVERQVQIRRARQERLFADPPQTWIILDEAVLHRRVGGTDVMRAQLTHILDTVKAAPWLTLQVVPYSHGSYPGELGAFTIFDFEEDIHSPVVYVEGQAGGLYLEREADLRRCNLAYNHITAAALSPPESAKLITALTRATG from the coding sequence ATGGCGGAATCCACCTCACCCACTGTGGAGGCAGACGTGCCCAAGGTCGTCGGTCCAACCATCCCGCGCTGGCAGCTCGGCGAGGAGCTCACCCGCCTACGCCGCGCCGCCAACCTCACCGAGGCAGTCGTCGCCGACAAACTCGGCTGCTCCGAGTCGAAGATCAAGAAGGTCGAGGCGGGCTACGTCGGCACCAACCGCGCCGAGCTCATGGTCATGCTCGACATGTACGGCGTCACCGACGAGACCGCCCGCAACGACATGATCGAGCTGCAGAAGCGCGGCAAGGAACGCGGCTGGTGGTCCAAGTTCGGCATGGTGCCCCAGCAGTTCGCGACCTTCCTCAGCCTGGAGTCCTCGGCCACCAACATCCGCGTCTTCGAACCGCTGATGGTCCACGGACTCCTGCAGACCGAGGACTACACCCGCGCGATCGTCTCGACGCACCTGCCGAACGCGCCCGCCGAGGAAGTCGAACGGCAGGTGCAGATCCGCCGCGCCCGTCAGGAACGGCTCTTCGCGGACCCGCCGCAGACCTGGATCATCCTCGACGAGGCGGTCCTGCACCGCCGGGTTGGCGGCACCGACGTGATGCGCGCCCAGCTCACCCACATCCTCGACACCGTCAAGGCTGCTCCGTGGCTCACTCTCCAGGTCGTCCCGTACAGCCACGGCAGCTACCCCGGCGAGCTCGGCGCGTTCACGATCTTCGACTTCGAGGAGGACATCCACTCACCCGTCGTCTACGTCGAAGGCCAGGCCGGCGGCCTCTATCTCGAACGCGAGGCAGACCTGCGTCGGTGTAACCTGGCGTACAACCACATCACCGCCGCCGCGCTCAGCCCACCCGAGAGCGCCAAGCTGATCACCGCCCTGACCCGCGCCACGGGTTGA
- a CDS encoding suppressor of fused domain protein, translating to MGVREDRRGGDLVDKLTPVIVDHLETRLGPLRSGWTRDPSGVELPFQVAEFGGGGQLVGSTSYATIGVSRHSLPSPAGQQGISLELVMTTHSALAPSRFPQALQLVAGELLARHVPILRGQTFALPWSVAEGSKMAVLYAAAPGYFDEGFDSVELEDGCGVAIVWMVPISVAEAEFVSSEGWDAFERLLVSADPDLLDPGRPSIV from the coding sequence ATGGGAGTGCGTGAAGATCGACGAGGGGGTGACTTAGTGGATAAGCTGACGCCGGTGATTGTCGATCACCTGGAAACTCGGCTTGGGCCCCTTAGGTCCGGTTGGACGCGTGATCCGAGTGGGGTCGAACTCCCTTTTCAAGTTGCTGAGTTCGGCGGTGGCGGGCAGCTCGTGGGATCCACCTCATACGCGACCATCGGAGTCAGTAGACATTCTCTTCCGTCTCCGGCTGGCCAGCAGGGCATCTCGCTGGAGCTCGTGATGACGACGCACTCCGCTTTGGCTCCTTCTCGATTCCCTCAGGCCCTTCAACTGGTCGCAGGTGAACTACTTGCGCGCCACGTTCCGATCCTGCGTGGTCAAACGTTCGCGCTGCCGTGGTCGGTGGCGGAGGGCAGTAAAATGGCAGTGTTGTACGCTGCAGCTCCGGGCTATTTCGACGAAGGATTTGATTCAGTTGAGCTCGAGGATGGCTGCGGTGTCGCTATAGTGTGGATGGTCCCCATTAGCGTCGCCGAGGCTGAGTTCGTGTCGAGCGAGGGTTGGGATGCATTCGAGCGCCTGTTGGTGTCGGCGGATCCTGATCTGTTGGATCCGGGCAGGCCGTCAATAGTCTAG